GGAGTTAAGGCTCAGAAGAACTAAAGAACATGCCCGTTCAAACTGGATTGCATTTTCCTGCAGAATAAGCTCCAGTTCTCTGTTTTCTGCCCCGGGATTAAATACCACTTTTCCCGGCTTCAAATCCAGGATATAGTTATAGAATTGCTTTTGGTTAAATGGATTTAAGTAGATTGTAACAGCATAGACTTCCTCAATCATTTTAAACTCAGAAAAAAGCTTTACGCCCTCAACCTCTCCTTCGGAATTTCCAAGTGCATAAACATTATAATTGTTCATTTTCAGTTTTTTAATTGCCATATTGGAATATCTGCTGGTATTTAAAGAGGCTCCCAGTACGATCACTTTCTTCATTATTATAGTTTTAAAATTTACATTTCCTGTGTCAGTCGGAATCAGTGACCTGAATTTACATCACGCAATGTAAATCTGAATCCATGTTATGCATCATTACTTTCTTAGGTAAGGTATAGTTCTTAAATGTGTAGGGGTTCCCAACATTTTAATCGATTTTTTTTGCCACAAGATATAATTTTTTGGATATTGCAAACCCAACCAAAATATCCTAAACAATTATGTTGAAGAAACTTGCATTATTTACAATGATTTTTAGTCCTCTACTTGGAACTTCTCAGGAAAAAGGGCTCGACGAAGTGATCAATGAAGAATTCATGCCGATTGCCACTTGGTGGGAAAATTTGGTACTGACCTCTGTTCCGATTGCGGGATATAATATTCCCTTCGTATTGATTCTTTTGGTTTTTGGTGCTACGTTATTCACTGTTTATTTCGGATTTCCGGCTATCTCAAAATTCAAACTGGCTATTAATACGGTAAGAGGTAAATATGATGAAATCGATCATCACAGTGTTGAAAAATCCGAATTGAATATCATTGACGGGGATTTGGTTGATACCATAAAAGATGAGAGCAAAGAAGGAGAAGTAAGTCACTTTCAGGCAT
This DNA window, taken from Lutimonas zeaxanthinifaciens, encodes the following:
- a CDS encoding CoA-binding protein; this translates as MKKVIVLGASLNTSRYSNMAIKKLKMNNYNVYALGNSEGEVEGVKLFSEFKMIEEVYAVTIYLNPFNQKQFYNYILDLKPGKVVFNPGAENRELELILQENAIQFERACSLVLLSLNSF